The Coccidioides posadasii str. Silveira chromosome 3, complete sequence genome contains a region encoding:
- the APC5 gene encoding anaphase promoting complex subunit 5 (EggNog:ENOG410PHQY~COG:D,O~BUSCO:2110at33183) has protein sequence MARYLTPSKLALLALVSIYSEGVVPNSAIVALLSFFMSHLLPLDSQDSKSRILEGGAHTISIKEFEEVTSSLTSSIPGRTVWDLFLKRLWQLDCLDSLEEFFGLVSDLVTKTREDQLRDQNNGMAPEPGKMRFSRTSPLGMFIRRAQLEYARLQFHDSVALWRAFIRYRMPTYYAWAKRNPMDSQTKVDVNLVELGLDVDSPLAKVVYGDLENDEEDTKVALSTKDMERLLEFQVEEMQSKGTRVTEEMRKRLRQMLASGVAVPSLSHYVRFLDSWRAGDYPSSFDNLHRYFDYAMHNRDRACYQYALLNLATLQADFGCLGEAVSAMQEAISIARETQDMHCLNYCMSWLYHCRKAWPSAVRDVQNTGMLGSDREALAFLQAKARENEMWGLLSTSILAEAKLELCYGESISSVFEHVTKAAHLNATQNLNPSMAQLLVIQAVLFMRLGASHLAMAMYDVFRECYSEDAIFDDYLKATFRSSLLLFFSGNHSKAMQQLEEVASNDFHSLKSQQIWTFAHGLLKLRQQIRRDDKVAVEHLISQLQACVPSEPDQAISLSLLQTEFFISKGDYSSALRSIEQVAKSTQQGNFDVSLQIGLLNLKARVFQNTDQPERAFSLVMRAASIAYRARVLPGLWEALGNLAVILIAFQEFDAAADILESIMPQVLEGEDCMLAARTYSLLADANMGLAGRNKHDGVRQKEHIARASEFIDCAFEGYSKAEDVRGQCEMTSKKATLMHLSGDLALANDYAARYLDLKKAG, from the exons TATTCCGAAGGCGTGGTTCCAAACTCGGCAATTGTCGCTTTGTTGTCCTTTTTTATGTCGCATCTACTTCCATTAGATTCTCAAGACTCGAAAAGCCGCATACTTGAAGGCGGCGCACATACCATATCAATCAAGGAATTCGAAGAAGTGACATCAAGTCTCACTTCGTCCATACCCGGCCGCACAGTATGGGATCTATTCCTAAAAAGATTATGGCAGCTCGATTGCCTCGATTCACTGGAGGAATTCTTCGGTTTGGTCTCCGATTTGGTAACCAAAACGCGCGAGGACCAATTGCGCGACCAGAACAATGGTATGGCCCCAGAGCCAGGCAAAATGCGATTTTCTCGGACATCCCCCCTGGGCATGTTCATACGGAGAGCGCAGCTGGAATATGCCAGGCTCCAATTCCACGATTCAGTAGCGCTGTGGCGTGCTTTCATCAGGTATAGAATGCCTACATATTATGCTTGGGCCAAGAGGAATCCAATGGACAGCCAAACTAAAGTAGATGTGAACCTCGTAGAGCTTGGCTTGGATGTGGATAGTCCTCTGGCAAAGGTTGTCTACGGGGATTTAGAAAacgatgaagaagacacCAAAGTCGCGCTGAGCACCAAGGACATGGAAAGACTATTGGAGTTTCAGGTTGAAGAAATGCAAA GCAAAGGCACAAGGGTTACGGAGGAAATGCGGAAGAGGTTACGGCAGATGCTTGCCTCTGGCGTCGCTGTTCCGTCACTCTCCCATTATGTAAG GTTCCTCGATTCCTGGAGAGCTGGGGATTACCCGTCctcttttgacaatctcCATCGATACTTCGACTATGCTATGCATAATCGGGATCGCGCCTGTTACCAATATGCATTACTAAATCTGGCCACTCTTCAAGCCGATTTTGGATGCCTTGGGGAAGCAGTCTCTGCTATGCAGGAGGCCATCTCCATAGCTCGGGAAACTCAGGATATGCACTGCTTGAATTATTGTATGAGCTGGCTGTATCATTGCCGAAAAGCATGGCCTAGTGCTGTGAGGGATGTTCAAAACACCGGAATGCTCGGAAGTGACAGAGAAGCACTGGCCTTTCTGCAAGCCAAAGCCCGGGAGAATGAGATGTGGGGTCTCCTGAGCACATCGATACTAGCGGAAGCAAAGCTTGAGTTATGTTAT GGAGAAAGCATTAGTTCTGTCTTTGAACATGTCACGAAGGCAGCTCACCTAAATGCGACCCAAAATCTAAACCCATCGATGGCCCAATTGCTCGTGATACAAGCAGTATTATTCATGCGTCTTG GCGCCTCACATTTGGCGATGGCCATGTACGATGTATTCCGGGAATGCTACTCGGAAGATGCTATTTTTGACGACTACCTCAAAGCTACTTTCCGAAGTTCTCTTCTG CTATTTTTTAGCGGTAATCATAGCAAAGCTATGCAGCAACTGGAGGAAGTCGCGTCCAATGACTTCCATAGCCTTAAGAGTCAGCAAATCTGGACTTTCGCACATGGTCTCCTTAAACTAAGACAACAAATACGCCG GGATGACAAAGTGGCCGTGGAGCACCTTATTTCACAACTCCAAGCATGCGTACCAAGCGAACCGGACCAAGCAATCTCCTTATCTTTATTGCAGACAGAATTCTTTATAAGCAAAGGAGACTATAGTTCAGCGCTCAGGTCGATTGAGCAAGTAGCAAAATCAACCCAGCAGGGTAATTTCGACGTTTCTCTTCAAATCGGACTTTTGAACCTGAAAGCTCGCGTTTTTCAGAATACAGACCAGCCGGAGCGCGCCTTTTCTCTTGTGATGCGAGCCGCCAGCATAGCCTACCGAGCCCGAGTGCTTCCCGGTCTTTGGGAAGCCCTCGGAAACCTCGCCGTGATCCTGATCGCCTTCCAAGAATTCGATGCGGCTGCAGATATCTTAGAAAGCATCATGCCTCAGGTATTGGAGGGCGAGGACTGTATGTTGGCCGCCCGCACGTACTCCCTGCTGGCGGATGCAAACATGGGCCTGGCCGGACGAAACAAGCACGATGGGGTAAGACAAAAGGAACATATAGCAAGAGCATCGGAGTTCATCGACTGTGCGTTTGAAGGGTACTCAAAGGCTGAGGACGTGCGGGGCCAGTGCGAGATGACGTCGAAGAAAGCCACACTGATGCATCTCTCTGGTGATTTGGCGTTGGCGAATGACTACGCCGCCAGATATCTCGATCTCAAAAAAGCAGGATGA
- the SUI1_1 gene encoding Eukaryotic translation initiation factor eIF-1, variant 2 (EggNog:ENOG410PNPS~COG:J), with amino-acid sequence MSIENLKTFDPFAEADEDTGDTKQSQNYIHIRIQQRNGRKTLTTVQGLPKKFDQKKILKVIKKKFACNGTIVNDSEMGEVIQLQGDQRKDVQEFLTDKKEGLELDAKTIKVHGF; translated from the exons ATGTCAATCGAAAACCTCAAGACCTTTG ACCCCTTCGCCGAAGCTGACGAAGATACCGGCGATACAAAACAATCTCAAAATTATATCCACATACGGATACAAC AGCGCAATGGTCGTAAGACTCTGACCACTGTCCAAGGTCTCCCGAAAAAGTTCGACCAGAAAAAGATTCTCAAGGTcatcaaaaagaaattcG CTTGCAATGGCACCATCGTGAATGATAGTGAGATGGGCGAAGTGATCCAGCTCCAGGGGGATCAGCGCAAAGATGTCCAAGAATTCTTGACCGACAAGAAAGAAGGACTTGAGCTTGACGCCAAGACCATCAAGGTCCACGGGTTCTAA
- a CDS encoding uncharacterized protein (EggNog:ENOG410PNUC~COG:S~TransMembrane:5 (i146-166o224-246i258-276o288-306i318-341o)) yields the protein MPLRREPTMANALKRVYFPGFQRPGRSGTWIPNSPPVRSNKYNTLPVSNQKPLCKQQASEELSRLASSTPDATSSSSSSRHGASSETRLRSTSALLSSLLDPNFLPPPSPSSVSSKASPRTPSPQTVTTNPLHPRVAVILGVDRRWYLPLLVCRALSIAPAAWWGLRCAFTFLTELLRIEPRLWNPEHDGVSGTGGWTAAIMKGTATVASVDWDVDRRFRVTEVALAIIWCFSSAYLSYFFADCMMSRWLLNYTPPAVVIRLLTTNSLLAYLTSWILHLSGASSDPRLLLPAWISITSILTLLYHLTQRKINIKKETAASLSVFSIASFISMCSLLLQLHLSRENEMEIPLFILGKKVWGIVAEKMVVVEHLRNGPPGV from the exons ATGCCGTTGCGTCGAGAACCGACCATGGCAAACGCCTTGAAGCGTGTTTACTTCCCAGGCTTCCAG AGACCTGGTCGCTCCGGCACTTGGATCCCGAACTCGCCTCCTGTTCGATCGAATAAATACAATACGCTCCCGGTTAGCAACCAGAAACCACTCTGCAAGCAGCAAGCAAGCGAAGAGCTCTCAAGACTGGCTTCCTCCACCCCAGACGCCAcgtcctcttcctcctcttctcgCCATGGCGCCTCCTCTGAAACCCGTCTCCGCAGCACTTCAGCACTTTTGAGCAGCCTCCTCGATCCCAactttcttcctcctccttccCCGTCCAGTGTCTCCTCCAAAGCCTCCCCACGCACTCCGTCACCGCAGACCGTAACTACCAACCCCTTACATCCCCGCGTTGCCGTGATACTAGGCGTTGATCGCCGCTGGTACCTCCCTCTACTGGTCTGTCGAGCACTAAGCATCGCACCAGCGGCATGGTGGGGTCTCAGATGTGCGTTTACTTTTCTGACTGAGCTGTTAAGAATTGAGCCGCGTTTGTGGAATCCGGAACATGACGGCGTTAGCGGGACGGGAGGATGGACAGCGGCGATAATGAAGGGGACAGCGACGGTAGCTTCGGTGGATTGGGACGTCGATAGGAGATTCAGGGTTACAGAGGTCGCACTGGCAATTATCTGG TGCTTTTCTTCCGCATATTTGTCGTATTTCTTTGCTGATTGCATGATGTCTCGATG GCTTCTTAATTACACACCTCCAGCCGTCGTCATTCGCCTCCTCACCACGAACTCTCTCCTTGCCTATCTAACATCCTGGATTCTCCACCTCTCCGGCGCATCATCTGATCCGCGTCTGCTCCTCCCAGCATGGATATCTATTACTTCA ATCCTAACCCTTCTTTACCACCTCACGCAACGCAAAATCAATATCAAGAAAGAAACCGCCGCATCTCTCTCCGTCTTCTCCATTGCCAGCTTCATAAGCATGTGCTCCCTCCTCCTACAACTCCACTTATCTCGAGAAAACGAGATGGAGATACCCCTGTTCATCCTGGGCAAAAAGGTCTGGGGAATCGTTGCCGAGAAGATGGTTGTTGTTGAGCACTTGCGTAATGGCCCTCCTGGAGTTTAA
- a CDS encoding uncharacterized protein (EggNog:ENOG410PTNQ~TransMembrane:1 (o118-139i)~BUSCO:12486at33183): MPAAAMNSALYLPSRSLLSSLAGSATSRISIPSHSLYQLRPFSSSGNQYAAKGTFKAIKPRIPAQMSMKNRVKETMSSANRDMIPDDVGLLPGTFIRPAWRNLPSIFKEPKLRLRMEWMSLKMTVVNFISILSYCRFINKKLPLRLRERKSRALELHKQMYTSFANGDITSLKKTCCQGIFQNFAARISRRPRTSPRLLWTLHSYKKFPFALTFSGAQVISDRAAALPEAKGFGIRQTVIRIQSKQSLITPSSGEEQNAAQQSEKQQDCAEYVVLQRFMLNGEDGDWKVWGLAEETTPEDLETDPMFAQGLTMKDRIEMLSMRFKQ; this comes from the exons ATGCCTGCCGCAGCCATGAATTCCGCATTATACCTCCCCAGCCGCTCCCTCCTCTCGTCCCTTGCCGGCTCCGCAACATCCAGGATTTCCATTCCTTCACATTCCCTATACCAGCTGAGgcccttctcctcctccggAAACCAATATGCGGCGAAAGGAACTTTTAAAGCTATAAAGCCCCGGATCCCGGCGCAGATGAGCATGAAAAACCGCGTCAAGGAGACTATGAGCAGTGCCAATCGAGACATGATACCAGACGACGTGGGATTGCTACCAGGAACATTTATTAGACCTGCATGGCGGAATCTGCCTTCGATATTCAAAGAACCCAAGTTGAGGTTAAGAATGGAGTGGATGTCGTTGAAGATGACCGTTGTGAACTTCATTAG CATATTGTCATACTGCAGATTCATAAATAAGAAACTTCCGCTGAGGCTACGAGAGCGTAAGAGCCGAGCTCTTGAGCTACACAAACAGATGTATACTTCATTCGCAAA CGGTGATATAACCTCTCTCAAAAAGACCTGCTGCCAGGGCATCTTCCAAAACTTCGCAGCCCGCATTTCCCGCCGTCCACGTACCTCTCCCCGACTCCTCTGGACGCTTCACTCATATAAGAAGTTCCCTTTCGCTCTCACATTCTCCGGCGCACAAGTCATTTCTGATCGTGCTGCAGCTCTTCCCGAAGCCAAAGGTTTCGGCATTCGGCAAACTGTGATCAGAATACAGAGCAAGCAGTCACTCATCACCCCAAGCTCTGGGGAAGAGCAGAACGCAGCGCAGCAGAGTGAGAAGCAACAGGATTGCGCAGAGTATGTCGTTCTGCAGAGATTCATGCTCAATGGGGAAGATGGAGATTGGAAGGTGTGGGGTTTGGCGGAAGAAACAACACCAGAGGATTTGGAGACGGACCCGATGTTTGCTCAGGGCTTGACCATGAAGGATCGGATCGAGATGTTGAGTATGAGATTTAAACAGTGA